The Candidatus Taylorbacteria bacterium genome includes a window with the following:
- a CDS encoding four helix bundle protein, whose protein sequence is MEEKKKDFHDRLKQLMDQYVNKVYDCTNNFPRDELFGLTSQLKRSSLSVILNYIEGFARQRDKVLKNFLETSYGSLKESKYLIYFSFKRKLIKEKEYNELVEMAEEIGKMLWGILIKL, encoded by the coding sequence ATGGAAGAGAAGAAAAAAGATTTTCACGATAGACTGAAACAGCTCATGGATCAATATGTTAACAAAGTTTATGACTGCACAAATAATTTTCCTCGAGATGAACTATTTGGACTCACGTCGCAATTGAAAAGATCATCTCTTTCCGTGATTTTAAATTATATAGAAGGATTTGCGAGACAAAGAGATAAAGTTCTTAAAAATTTCCTTGAAACTTCTTACGGTTCTCTCAAAGAAAGCAAGTATTTGATATATTTTTCGTTCAAAAGAAAACTGATAAAAGAAAAAGAGTATAACGAACTAGTGGAAATGGCCGAGGAAATAGGGAAAATGTTGTGGGGTATCCTCATTAAGCTTTGA
- a CDS encoding DMT family transporter: MAKKFLSYILISAVIFQGVFGAFGVEKSFAQGAPEKITTIKNRLHEIEMEKSALTTPDERGATRTFEESQAQLKRLSTEETNLKKQLGQLENADTKNRECFTWLRGMNIDVCIQWGLQLIGNIILQIMAIFLWLAGLLLNLTLEVTLVNMKGTLANISAINTAWMTIRDLANMFFIFALLYIAIRTILGIAGGETKKLLAHLIIAALLINFSLFFTKVIVDGSNILAYGFYKNMPGVGNFGNAAVGTTGTTVGGKKFSGMSGSIMGSLKLQSIYDATSKTPSGVGSQAANIYSSTGLFLFATLGGSVFIIITTIVFLVTAFLFVIRFVLLIILMILSPLAFVGMVLPGFSEHSKKWWDTLLGQAIFAPALMMMIWVTLKVAGGIKTAVGANADSGFAGVLWANAQASFGIVLNFAIIICMMIASLIIAKKIGEAGGHGLMQYADRFQGFLGRNAVRATGIRTLNEKFEESKFGRTPFGNALREYTTGALTETKWQGTMSAQEGYEEAKRFKAEREDIDVKNDVVGLTQSFKNADAEYEAAKLKGDDDTMAVKAKEKDEYVKLMQRKLSRIDPHDFAEVIPKHLFNDANFMRNATTGQVQAVMDGDRLETDEKEHMIAARNKHITSAFDKLEERRLQYKELEQKFSKTTTEAEGQAVLAEIAKNFKGGKAPDMSSEFPEIHKEMRAADLKDVELLYWSNPEEFMKRGLSSYRYGIIQGMRESSMVGKADSDHIRDLKPYDFVDATDSLKGIDALLINIRDADGKINHEAEKINDDLKEGLRKIYKDAYHAGEDLEKLFVGTHDVADRTGKTHTLKFNKKFQDFGEKNLTDAVSGKTYEEMRKFRNWLRNDPNIGRKLSRSHAVWIQRQDKDDVEQVVNHLLIEEWRQEQGMSKMSAENDEFLKWIRSDAKEAQSFMEGNYTYKFKLKDGTEITRGINRPPARPTPPGTAAGTTP, translated from the coding sequence ATGGCAAAAAAATTCTTATCATACATATTAATATCGGCAGTAATTTTCCAAGGAGTCTTTGGGGCTTTTGGGGTGGAAAAGTCATTTGCTCAAGGAGCCCCAGAAAAAATAACTACAATTAAGAACCGTCTTCATGAAATTGAGATGGAAAAGTCAGCACTTACCACCCCGGATGAACGTGGTGCGACGAGAACTTTTGAAGAATCGCAAGCTCAGCTAAAACGTCTCAGCACAGAGGAAACTAATTTAAAAAAACAACTTGGGCAATTAGAGAATGCGGACACGAAAAACCGGGAGTGTTTCACATGGTTGCGTGGAATGAATATTGATGTATGCATCCAATGGGGTTTGCAATTGATAGGAAATATTATCCTCCAGATAATGGCTATTTTCCTCTGGCTTGCCGGGCTTTTGCTCAATTTGACACTTGAAGTCACGCTCGTAAATATGAAGGGAACCCTTGCAAATATAAGCGCAATAAACACTGCTTGGATGACTATCAGAGACCTTGCCAATATGTTTTTCATTTTTGCCCTGCTCTATATTGCAATAAGAACCATTCTTGGAATAGCAGGAGGGGAAACAAAAAAACTCCTGGCTCACCTAATTATTGCCGCACTTCTTATCAACTTCAGTCTGTTTTTCACCAAAGTTATTGTTGACGGCTCGAATATTTTGGCGTATGGGTTTTATAAAAATATGCCGGGAGTGGGGAATTTCGGAAATGCAGCGGTAGGAACTACTGGCACAACTGTTGGTGGAAAAAAATTCAGCGGTATGTCTGGCTCTATTATGGGAAGCTTGAAACTTCAATCCATTTATGATGCGACGAGCAAAACTCCGAGCGGAGTTGGTTCTCAAGCGGCAAATATATATAGTTCGACAGGTCTTTTCTTGTTCGCCACATTGGGAGGATCGGTCTTTATCATCATTACTACTATTGTTTTTCTCGTAACCGCCTTCCTTTTTGTTATTCGATTTGTTCTCCTCATTATCCTCATGATTCTCTCGCCACTCGCATTTGTGGGCATGGTCTTGCCCGGTTTTTCAGAACATTCCAAAAAGTGGTGGGACACTCTTCTGGGACAGGCGATATTTGCTCCGGCTTTGATGATGATGATATGGGTAACGCTTAAAGTTGCGGGGGGAATTAAAACGGCTGTCGGCGCAAACGCTGACTCCGGGTTCGCCGGCGTTTTGTGGGCAAATGCGCAAGCTAGTTTCGGCATTGTGCTCAATTTTGCAATCATTATCTGTATGATGATTGCCTCGCTTATCATTGCCAAGAAAATCGGCGAAGCGGGAGGCCACGGGCTTATGCAGTATGCCGATAGATTCCAGGGTTTCTTGGGAAGAAACGCAGTCAGAGCTACCGGCATCCGAACATTGAACGAAAAATTCGAAGAAAGTAAGTTTGGGAGAACTCCTTTTGGAAACGCTCTTAGAGAATACACGACCGGCGCGCTTACAGAGACTAAATGGCAAGGCACAATGTCAGCTCAAGAGGGCTATGAAGAGGCGAAAAGATTCAAAGCTGAAAGAGAAGATATTGATGTTAAGAATGACGTTGTAGGCCTCACCCAATCCTTTAAAAATGCAGATGCAGAATATGAAGCTGCAAAGCTCAAAGGTGATGACGACACGATGGCAGTAAAAGCGAAGGAAAAAGATGAGTATGTAAAATTAATGCAGAGGAAACTCTCGAGAATAGACCCACATGATTTTGCCGAAGTCATTCCTAAGCATCTCTTTAATGATGCAAATTTCATGCGAAACGCGACGACAGGTCAAGTCCAAGCAGTCATGGACGGAGATCGGCTAGAAACAGACGAAAAAGAACACATGATAGCTGCGAGAAACAAACATATCACATCTGCATTCGATAAATTAGAGGAAAGACGATTGCAATATAAGGAGTTGGAGCAAAAATTTTCAAAGACGACAACAGAGGCGGAGGGGCAGGCGGTACTCGCTGAAATTGCGAAAAATTTTAAGGGCGGAAAAGCACCCGACATGAGTTCCGAGTTTCCCGAAATACACAAAGAAATGCGCGCCGCAGACCTTAAGGATGTTGAACTGCTCTATTGGTCTAACCCGGAAGAGTTTATGAAAAGAGGACTTTCGTCTTATCGATATGGCATTATCCAAGGAATGAGAGAAAGTAGCATGGTGGGTAAGGCAGATTCCGACCACATTAGAGACTTGAAGCCATATGATTTTGTGGATGCGACAGATAGTTTGAAAGGCATAGACGCTCTTCTAATTAACATCAGAGATGCTGATGGAAAAATTAATCATGAGGCAGAAAAAATTAATGATGACCTGAAAGAAGGTCTAAGAAAAATATATAAAGATGCCTATCACGCCGGAGAAGACCTGGAAAAACTATTTGTGGGAACACACGATGTTGCGGACAGAACGGGAAAAACTCATACGCTTAAATTCAACAAAAAATTCCAAGATTTTGGAGAAAAAAATCTTACAGACGCAGTTTCTGGAAAAACGTACGAAGAGATGAGAAAGTTTAGAAATTGGCTTCGAAATGATCCGAACATCGGTCGAAAATTGTCTCGTTCTCACGCTGTTTGGATTCAAAGACAGGATAAAGATGACGTTGAACAGGTCGTCAACCACCTCCTAATCGAAGAGTGGAGACAGGAACAGGGAATGAGTAAAATGAGCGCAGAAAATGATGAATTCTTGAAATGGATAAGGTCTGATGCAAAAGAAGCACAAAGCTTTATGGAAGGAAACTACACTTATAAATTTAAATTGAAGGATGGAACTGAGATAACACGCGGAATAAACCGCCCCCCAGCCAGACCAACACCGCCGGGAACAGCAGCAGGCACCACTCCATAA
- a CDS encoding four helix bundle protein translates to MINSYKDLIVWQKSVLLSVKIYEITENFPREEIFGLTSQMRRSSVSIASNIAEGRGRGTRKDFSQFLRIAFGSCSELQTQIEIAKQLPKTKKFNYFEVENLLMEISKMLNSIITKLQVTKPNS, encoded by the coding sequence ATGATAAACTCATATAAGGACCTCATAGTCTGGCAGAAATCTGTTTTGCTATCAGTAAAAATATATGAAATCACAGAAAATTTCCCTAGAGAAGAAATATTCGGTTTAACTTCTCAAATGAGAAGATCCTCGGTATCTATTGCTTCTAACATTGCAGAAGGTAGGGGAAGAGGCACAAGAAAAGATTTCTCACAATTTCTTAGAATCGCGTTCGGTTCTTGTTCAGAGCTTCAAACACAAATTGAAATTGCAAAACAGTTACCAAAAACTAAGAAATTCAATTACTTTGAAGTAGAGAACCTACTCATGGAAATTTCTAAAATGTTAAATAGTATTATCACCAAGCTCCAAGTTACTAAACCTAACAGCTAA
- a CDS encoding PrgI family protein has protein sequence MRFQVPQFVNVEDKIFGPFTLKQFIYLAGGAGMAYIFYALLHMVLPFIVSIIMVIPVVALALALAFFPRERYGKPFVEVMENALRYFVGEKLYIWKKEEKKIIPKEKKAEEALLFVPKLGESKLKDLTWNLDTKEVLNPGTKETMERKSM, from the coding sequence ATGAGATTTCAGGTGCCACAATTCGTAAACGTCGAAGATAAGATATTCGGGCCATTCACCCTGAAGCAATTCATCTACCTCGCCGGAGGAGCGGGCATGGCGTATATTTTCTATGCACTCCTCCACATGGTTCTTCCTTTTATCGTTTCCATTATCATGGTAATCCCAGTTGTTGCTCTCGCCTTAGCGCTTGCCTTTTTTCCAAGGGAACGCTACGGAAAGCCATTCGTAGAAGTAATGGAAAATGCTCTTCGATACTTTGTTGGCGAAAAACTCTACATCTGGAAAAAAGAAGAGAAAAAAATCATTCCTAAAGAAAAAAAAGCCGAGGAAGCGCTTCTCTTTGTCCCCAAACTGGGCGAAAGCAAGCTCAAAGACCTCACCTGGAACCTCGATACCAAAGAGGTGCTGAATCCGGGAACGAAAGAGACGATGGAGCGAAAGAGTATGTAA
- a CDS encoding four helix bundle protein, translating into MEQKKKTFHEELKELMDEYVNKVYDCTKNFPKDEIFGLTSQLKRSALSVILNYIEGYARQRDKVLKNFLETSYGSLKESKYLIYFSFKRGYMKEKEYNELIVLSERIGKMLWGTLSGL; encoded by the coding sequence ATGGAGCAGAAGAAAAAAACTTTTCATGAGGAGCTGAAGGAATTGATGGATGAATATGTGAACAAGGTCTATGACTGCACAAAAAACTTTCCGAAAGATGAGATATTTGGTTTAACATCGCAATTAAAAAGATCTGCCTTGTCAGTCATTTTAAACTACATTGAAGGGTATGCTCGGCAAAGAGACAAGGTGTTGAAAAACTTTTTGGAAACTTCGTACGGATCACTTAAAGAAAGCAAGTATTTGATATATTTTTCATTCAAAAGAGGTTATATGAAAGAAAAAGAGTATAATGAACTCATTGTTTTATCGGAACGAATAGGAAAAATGCTTTGGGGAACATTATCGGGTCTCTAA
- a CDS encoding LAGLIDADG family homing endonuclease, with product MGLLSKLFGKKENKEMRPQTVASILPQEIYESGALELKDVIAPSAVKVGPRELNLGEKIVRTFFVISYPRFLSEGWFSPIINLDKIFDISIFVHPIETATVLKQFQKKVAEVQSQIHDRERKGLVRDPMLDTAYQDLENLRDSLQQAQEKLFDVGLYISIYGSTIEELDKIESEIKSILEAKLVYLRPALFQQEQGYKSVLPICTDNLMVHSKMNSSPLSSLFPFISFDLTSDKGILYGINRHNSSLVLFDRFSLENYNSICFAKSGSGKSILGHEPVLVRKEGTVSLMPIGEIVEKLIEEKGATPIDHEMEGVIDPDLEVWSFNKSYSGEWSKVSVAARKDAPEKLYRFKTRSGRSIETTGDHNMLILRDGEIEVLKSTEVVKGEYLPLSRNVKRSEEKEFSLNLFELLKNRPLYIIGGNEIVSSNYAFLHKKIIDATNDKYLHLYSKKRRIPLQYFLKILAQLEISLNDARLSSCIFTTSNGISRLSSKIPVSSELGRVLGYLVSEGTISENIAIVTNIDLDILRDVEKCLEKIGVCAFSTPNSIRSGDQTFVALLSALGMKEKSGTKRIPSVIFEAGKEVQANFLKAYFEGDGGVDGAQVTAVSKSKMLVSDLAYLLNFFGIIARISPRKKQIPGKGMGDYYQLSISGQENLDKFRAQIGFVSERKNSALLGLKKNANTNVDVIPGLGNIFKELELLLGNSIRVHENNSDFHAVKREIYHPSREKLREIVENVSKTLQTIETKAELFAELSHLPTIESLLELADKNKKINELLWQELGSSWPTIRNGMKPRVANALKAFSVAKMPCPSADSLKQLLDEGFAFLREDMKAFSPSLRPALREKPEENTSYAMLQTASSFLSARYASLQKNIPKAKEILAKLEQLISSDLFFDEIVEIEEYKNTSEKYVYDLTVDNEVFFAGYGGLFVHNSYSVKLEIIRTLMFDTEVIVLDPEREYEYLSQAMGGKYFNISLNSPHHINPFDLPIPREGESGSDVLRSNIINLVGIFRIMLGGLTPEEDAIIDRAIAETYSLKDINADSDFSNIEPPLLSDFELVLAGMQGGDSLVQRLTKYTRGTWAGFLNRPTNVDINNKFIVFSLRDMEDELKPVAMYIVTHYIWNAVRKNLKKRLLVIDEAWWMMKSEDTASFLLSLAKRGRKYYLGLATITQDVDDFLKSPYGLPILTNSSIQILLKQSQTSIDKLQSIFNLTEEEKYLLLESDVGEGLFFVGLKHVAIKIIASYTEDQIITSDPSQILAIKKAKDELNM from the coding sequence ATGGGACTCTTAAGCAAGCTATTTGGAAAAAAAGAAAACAAGGAAATGCGTCCGCAAACGGTCGCTTCTATTTTGCCACAGGAAATCTACGAGTCTGGAGCGCTCGAACTTAAGGACGTCATCGCTCCATCGGCAGTCAAAGTGGGTCCACGAGAGTTGAACCTCGGGGAGAAAATAGTGCGAACGTTCTTCGTCATTTCGTACCCGCGTTTTCTCTCCGAAGGCTGGTTCTCGCCAATCATCAACCTCGACAAAATTTTCGACATCTCTATTTTCGTCCATCCGATAGAAACGGCGACGGTCCTGAAGCAATTCCAAAAGAAAGTGGCGGAGGTTCAGAGCCAGATTCACGATAGGGAGCGCAAGGGGCTCGTGCGCGACCCGATGCTCGATACCGCCTACCAGGACCTTGAAAATCTGCGAGACAGCCTCCAGCAAGCTCAAGAAAAGTTGTTCGACGTCGGTTTGTATATTTCAATCTATGGCTCAACCATTGAAGAGCTCGATAAAATCGAATCGGAGATCAAATCCATCCTTGAGGCCAAGCTTGTGTATCTCCGACCGGCTCTTTTCCAGCAGGAACAAGGGTACAAGAGCGTCCTTCCCATTTGCACAGACAACCTCATGGTGCATTCGAAGATGAATTCCTCACCGCTCTCCTCACTTTTCCCATTTATCTCTTTCGACCTCACGAGCGACAAGGGAATACTCTACGGCATCAACCGCCACAACTCGAGCCTGGTTTTGTTTGACAGATTTTCACTTGAGAACTACAACTCGATTTGTTTCGCAAAATCGGGAAGCGGTAAAAGCATTTTAGGACATGAACCAGTGCTTGTCCGCAAAGAGGGAACCGTGAGTCTTATGCCGATAGGAGAAATTGTGGAAAAATTGATTGAAGAAAAGGGAGCCACGCCTATCGACCATGAAATGGAAGGAGTGATAGACCCCGATCTTGAAGTCTGGAGCTTTAACAAGTCTTACAGTGGAGAATGGAGCAAGGTAAGTGTTGCGGCAAGAAAAGATGCCCCAGAAAAACTCTATCGTTTCAAAACTCGAAGCGGACGCTCCATAGAAACAACAGGAGACCATAATATGCTTATTTTGCGAGATGGTGAAATCGAAGTGTTAAAGAGTACTGAAGTGGTTAAAGGCGAATATCTTCCGCTTTCGAGAAATGTGAAAAGAAGCGAAGAAAAAGAATTTTCCCTAAATCTGTTTGAACTGTTGAAGAACAGACCATTGTATATCATCGGCGGAAATGAAATCGTATCGTCAAATTATGCATTCCTGCATAAAAAGATAATTGACGCCACCAATGACAAGTATCTTCATCTTTACTCGAAAAAAAGAAGAATTCCACTCCAATATTTTCTAAAAATACTCGCACAATTAGAGATTTCCCTCAATGATGCCCGCCTTTCTTCCTGCATCTTCACTACATCTAATGGAATAAGTCGTCTTTCGTCAAAAATTCCTGTGTCTTCGGAGCTTGGGCGAGTTTTAGGATACCTTGTTTCGGAGGGAACCATTTCGGAGAATATTGCTATCGTAACCAATATTGACCTAGATATACTCCGTGACGTCGAAAAGTGCCTCGAAAAAATAGGCGTTTGCGCATTTAGCACGCCTAACTCAATAAGAAGTGGCGACCAGACGTTTGTCGCCCTCTTATCCGCGCTCGGTATGAAAGAAAAGTCGGGAACAAAACGAATTCCCTCTGTGATTTTCGAAGCGGGAAAAGAAGTGCAGGCAAATTTCTTGAAAGCATACTTTGAGGGAGATGGGGGAGTGGACGGCGCTCAAGTGACGGCTGTTTCAAAGTCAAAAATGCTCGTTTCAGATCTTGCCTATCTTCTGAATTTTTTCGGCATCATCGCTAGAATTTCTCCAAGAAAAAAACAAATTCCCGGAAAAGGAATGGGAGATTATTATCAGCTCTCGATATCAGGACAAGAAAATCTGGATAAATTCAGAGCGCAGATTGGCTTCGTTTCAGAGAGAAAAAATTCAGCTCTTCTTGGCTTAAAGAAAAACGCCAACACCAATGTTGATGTCATTCCCGGGCTTGGCAACATTTTCAAGGAACTGGAATTGCTTTTAGGCAACTCGATCAGAGTCCATGAAAATAACAGCGATTTCCATGCAGTAAAGCGCGAAATATATCATCCTTCCCGAGAAAAGCTTCGAGAGATTGTGGAAAATGTATCTAAGACACTCCAAACGATTGAGACGAAAGCTGAATTGTTCGCGGAGCTTTCTCATTTGCCTACCATAGAAAGTCTATTGGAGCTTGCCGACAAAAACAAAAAAATCAACGAGCTCCTTTGGCAAGAACTCGGTTCTAGCTGGCCTACAATACGAAATGGCATGAAACCGAGAGTGGCAAATGCCTTGAAGGCGTTTAGCGTAGCAAAAATGCCCTGTCCCTCTGCTGACTCTCTAAAACAGCTTCTGGATGAAGGATTTGCATTTTTGAGAGAAGACATGAAAGCTTTTTCTCCTTCTCTCCGGCCAGCACTTCGGGAAAAACCCGAAGAAAATACTTCTTACGCAATGCTTCAGACTGCCTCCTCGTTCCTTTCTGCAAGATATGCGTCGCTTCAAAAAAATATCCCTAAAGCAAAGGAAATTCTTGCAAAACTTGAACAGCTTATTTCTTCTGACCTCTTTTTTGATGAAATTGTAGAAATTGAGGAATATAAAAATACTTCGGAAAAATATGTATACGACCTCACTGTGGACAACGAAGTATTCTTTGCGGGCTATGGAGGCCTTTTTGTCCACAATTCCTATTCCGTAAAACTCGAAATTATCCGAACGCTTATGTTTGACACAGAAGTTATTGTCCTCGACCCCGAGCGCGAGTACGAGTATTTGTCGCAGGCAATGGGTGGAAAATATTTCAACATCTCGCTCAATTCTCCCCACCATATCAACCCGTTCGATTTGCCGATACCGAGGGAAGGGGAGTCCGGGTCCGACGTCCTACGCTCAAACATCATCAACCTTGTGGGAATTTTCCGAATCATGCTTGGAGGCCTCACCCCGGAAGAGGATGCCATCATTGACAGGGCAATCGCTGAAACCTACTCATTAAAAGACATCAACGCCGACTCGGATTTTTCAAATATTGAGCCTCCGCTTCTCTCCGACTTCGAGCTCGTGCTTGCAGGAATGCAGGGAGGAGATTCTCTCGTTCAGAGACTAACGAAATATACGCGCGGAACCTGGGCAGGATTTTTGAACCGTCCGACAAACGTCGATATCAACAACAAGTTCATTGTGTTTTCGCTTCGAGACATGGAAGACGAGCTCAAGCCCGTGGCCATGTACATCGTTACTCACTACATTTGGAATGCGGTGCGTAAAAATTTGAAGAAGAGACTGCTGGTCATTGACGAGGCGTGGTGGATGATGAAGTCGGAAGACACCGCGTCATTTCTCCTTTCTCTCGCGAAACGCGGAAGAAAATACTATCTCGGGCTTGCCACTATTACCCAGGACGTGGACGATTTCTTGAAATCACCTTACGGACTGCCTATTCTCACTAACTCCTCGATTCAGATTCTTTTGAAACAGTCACAAACCTCGATAGACAAACTCCAGAGCATATTCAATCTCACGGAAGAAGAAAAATATCTACTTTTGGAGTCCGATGTAGGGGAAGGTCTTTTCTTTGTCGGATTGAAGCACGTGGCGATTAAAATTATTGCATCCTACACCGAAGACCAAATCATCACTTCCGACCCATCGCAAATTCTCGCGATCAAAAAAGCGAAAGACGAGTTAAACATGTAA